The Harmonia axyridis chromosome 3, icHarAxyr1.1, whole genome shotgun sequence nucleotide sequence GGTCGGCGCTATCATCTTCAATGAAAACAGGAAGTAGTTTCTCAATCAAGTCTTATTGTTCATCCCATAATCACAACACAAGAAACATGGCATCACATCACGTGATCAGAAGACGTGTATTTTGCCCAAATGGCTTCGAGACACTGAACGACGTCGCCTAAGTCGTCTCGACGCATTGGCCAACCACCATAGTACAGATTTAGATCGGAGTGAGCTACTGCTCAacatcaattatttcaatggacTAATTTGACGAGCATATTGCGACAAAAGTTTATTTTACTTGTGTTTTGACAAAACTACTGGAATATTCTTGTATTATAGCATAATGCCGGATGAATAACACCACTcatatttatataaaatataaaagcttattttgaaaaatgattttttactatttattattatcaaccTGAGCTCTCAGTTACTTTATTTcggtattatttattattgaggAGGCTGAATGTAACTTAGCTCTATGACATTTCGAAATTAGAATAATAGGAATTGATAAGAGGTTAAtacaatttatcaaaaataaaaaacctacataacattgaatatgaaGATGCATATTTAAAATGATCTATCTATGCCGTTATTGAAAATAAGGATTATAAGGATTTTACATTAAAAGAAGTACCCACTTGGCGCCAGGAGCTTCTAATCGCTAGTTCATTCATAAGCCTATAGaccaaataaatgtatataggtatattcaAATTCCTATAATATCGGTGAAGCGATcatcataatatttttcatagcttgaaattttcaatatacatCTACACGCAAAATTCGAATGAGATATGTCACAgaaatatcagttttttttgATATCCTGCTTGGACATTCTGATGAGGCAATAAACAACAAATTTTGCACGcatattgaaattgttttccaataagaggtcttattttcatgaaaaaaaagggTATATTTCAAGAGCAATGAAAAGATGTTTAGTTCATTGTAAGGAGGAAGATAAGTCATTTATGATGGAAaaagatatcagccaaatggccgccacggatacggttgcagcaccatacctatacctttcatgaaattttctatgaacAATTCGTACATCTGTGGCtctatgtcctcgataacttcacgaattccatctttacggttttgaatcgattgtgaagcattAGCATACACCTTACAGAATTCTTGAAAatgtgaaggtgttaaatcacaagatatagGTGTCAATTGAGattacctcttcgagaaataccGGGAAACCTTTCGTGCAAAATTGCCTTTGTTTCGTTACATGTATGGCACGTaacaccgtcttgttgaaaataaatgccGTCCACATTAAATGACGAAATTATATAGCGCTCCATTCGGGGACGAGCGCCcagtatataaatatatgattTAGTTTCGCTTCTCCAGCTGAGAGGATTATGAGATCAATTTTTGAGCCAAAATTCATATCAAAAGTTATCACAGAAGTGATCCGAACGGTAGATGGAAAAATATTCGCTTCTACAAATTGCAAAAGTTTGAAGATATCAATGTTGAATTTTTCCTTAACGATTGCAAAGTTCTAAAATTTGGAATGATGAAACAACATTAATCCctaatcaatatatttttccttTATATGTGCATTATTAGCATTTCTGAATATACCGTCATATAGTCGGAATTGATAAATGTTTGTGAGCAGTTTCTGTATTACATAATGGCAGGATGCTGTGAATTACAAATGGAGAGTTATTCATAGAATCATCGCGAATTTCAATGAACGTATAAACGATGATGTTGGCATTAGTAGGCATTGAGATATTAGACGATTCAATCACGCATGCTATACGATACGTGTTAAACAAGACAACGTAGATTTTGTTGTTAATTACCACAAACCTGTGTTCAGTAAGAAACCCTTAGCAATGTTAAGCGCAGCGTCGATTTCATGCAGCAAACTACTATTGCTTTTGTGTCTGTTGCGCTGTAAAACTCTGTTGACCCTTCTTGCTTCTTTGCAATATTTGTTCCGACATTTGCAAAGCCTTCCTTGTAAGACGAATTAGGAAACAATTAGAAAtgtcataattttattttttattgattggcCAGCTGGGATAAATTTGAAAAACGCCTACGTCCAGGAGTGGACAAGACGTGGCTGATAAAGAAGATTAATTGGCCAATTAATAAGAAATAAGACCTAATTTTATATCCCAATAAAAAGGAACCACCCCTGATATTTTccataatataataaaatttactCAGATACCATCATTAATGTTCCTAGGGGGAcagatttttcttgaaaacaatCCTCTACGAGGATATGCTACAACCCAAAGAATTCAAATGGGGAACAGGTGTCGAGTAACACCTCATATTTGAAAGTCCTTGAATTTTCTTCTCAGAAATGTCCAAACCAAATTTCTCAGATCAGTACCTTGGAAAATAAGCAAATTTGCagacataataataaaaaaaaatgataatttgatgtaatttttGGACGCCTCTTTTGTTCAACACATTTATTGTTGTATATCTGAGGTTCTTAtgcataatttcaaatttttgtaaaaatatgCATCATGGGCTCAACAAAAGTCTAAGAGAATgacattcaatttgaatgatTTCCTAATATTTCTGTACACAATAAAATGGTTAGaggagaaaattattattattgccaaaatatttgaaattcgaGTAAAACATTTCTGGAAGAGAAATTGACAGACATTTAAAATAAAGTGTCACTCGATTATTATTCTCAATTCAAATTATTGGGACTTCAGTGCCCTCTTGTAGAAGATTGTTTTCAAAAGTACCGCAAATCATTAGATACAAAAAAAATCGGAGTGGACCTTTTTCATTGGGGCACCATGTATAACTCTATCAACAAAGTTAATGTTGATATCTTTTCAACTGGACAGCATATGAAAAATAACTGAGAGCAAGCACTGACAGCCAATAATTTTTGcgattaataaataataaaaatacatacatattaGGGATTTGACATATTATGACAATTTCTGATtcatatttcttgaagtatcCTATCGATCTCTTACGGATTTGATAGGATGATCACCTTTTATTATACTCTCTTAGGACTCAAGAGCATTCGTGACTATATCAGACGATGTAATAGTTCCTAATATTAGTTATTAAGCAAACAATGAAATTTATATCTAACCAAAACAAAGTACAGGACTAGTATTGAAACAATACAGGAGGGAATTAGGGCATTTAAATTATTAGTTTATTTCAATTAGATAACTTGATCAATTCAACTGAGAAAAATTTTATCAAACTACAGTATCACAATATGAACAAAAGAAGAATTGttatttgattgaaattcaGCCAATTCATAATCAAATATATTTGTTAATTTTTGAACAAATAGCAATTGAGTGGTTACATAGGTTATATCGGAAGAAACAGGACAAATGTTAAATTGCTCACTACGGCTCATGAAACCTATCAGACTCACCATTTGCAGAGTCTGATTTAGCGTCTCTTGCTATATCAGCAGTTATTTCCACAAACTCTTTGAGATGCTTGAGATGCTTAGGCAGATCTGTAGCTTGCTTTACCGAAGTTCCATCTATCAAAAGAACTGGCGATGTATTACTTGATTCTTCTTCATCCATTTCTTCCTGCCTCGATGTTTCTTCTTCAACCTTTTCCAGAGGACCGTGACGTtcttgaacttttttcatgaactcATCTTCTAATCCGGGCATGTGAAGAGCTTCAAATTGAGATTTCTCAGTTTCTGTGGTTTTATTGGTTGGCGTTGACGTTAATTTGATCATTTTATGATGTTTGCGTTCTTCTCTTTCAGCCACTTGTTTCATATATTCTTCGTACATTCTTTGTCGCATAGTTTCACTTGGCGATTGAGGAAATGATTTGGGACGTTGCTTATCATGTTCTGATGAATGATCTTCTTCCAATTCAGCGTCCCTCATTTCCACGTAGAGCTTCCTTTTTTCCTCCAACAGAGACTCTAATTCCTGCtctatttctttttctttttgtaggATCATTTGTAGTTGCCTTTGATAAATTTCATCAGGAAGTGATGTACGACGACGTTTTGTCGCTTTTGTGACATTTTCACCATGTTTTTCTGAAGTTAAAATACTTTCACGTTTCTCAAATTTATCACCCTCACGCGCTATATTTAACCACTCATCTAGATTAGACACCTGCAGACGAGGATTGCTACCAGTTTGCTTGAAATTTCTAGGCAGTGTTCTCGAAGTGTTTATCGAGTAAGATATGTTACTAGACTTGTCCACTGTCTCTTTTTCGAACGAGGAAATTTCTATCCTGCTTTTCGTGGTATAATTAGATGCATCTGATTTTTCAGTCAACTTCGAATGCAAGCTAGACAGAGAACTTGATCCATTCCGAATCCCCTGTGGTTCCTCCAAATGTGTTCTCTGAGTGGGTGAGAGATAAGCCAGTAGATCAGGGTTGTTATAAAAAGGCAGTCCAGCCCATTTTTTCGACGACATAATTTCCCTCAACTTCTCGGTAGTCTCTGAAATTAAATGACTGTTATTGGCATCCTCAGAGTTGCTCAAATTCAAGCTAGCGTCATTCTCAAGCATTGCTCTCCAAAGGTTACCTGTTGTTGATAATTTATCCAGGTCTGAGAGCTCTTGTAGCACCTTCATTCCATGTAAAGATGTCAACAAGAATTTCAAACATATCTGCCGTAAACTAAGGGGTTGTTTCAAAGCTGCAGTCTCCTTAGCAAATTCCAAATCTGTTGAAATAGATGCCACATCCGCTATTGAAGAAGTCATTGCATTAAATCTGACAGTACTCGGCGAAGTCTTTCCAGAACTGCTGCTACTTTCAGATGGCGAGTGGGGAGACACAGATTGCCATATAGACGATGGAATTAATGTTTGATTCACGATAAATGTTGTTTCACAACCTTCAGCCAGTTTGCACAAAACCGATGTTATTTCTTTCGCTGTATCAACTACTATTTCCTTCAAACTTTCTTCGAAATCTAAATCAACACTACTATCTgttgatagtttttttttagggGAATGTTCAGGTGTAGGTGGAGGAGTGAGCTCAGTATATTGAGTTTGAATGGTTCGAATATTGCTTTCTGTTGAGTTACTTGTACtactttttgaataatttaaatttttgacaGAATGTTCTACTTCTTGTTTTGAAACGGAATTATGATCGATATTGACAATTGGCTGAAGATGTGTATCTTCACTTATATCAGTATGAGTATTATTTGTGATTAATTCTGTATGTGATTCATTGTTTTCTGTTGCCAACTCTGTTTCCTTTAAACTACTATTATCTAATTTCGGAAGTCTTTCTATTTGTTCATCGATTTTTTCATTGTCTGAAGTCGTGATATGATCAATCTCAATATTTGATTCTTTGTCTTCATTTATTTCATCTTTCGGTACTTCTTGTTCTGATGGAGTTGACTTACCAGTATCAGATGAGTTCTCGGAAGATGCATTGTCACTAGAGCTTTCTAGAAAAACTGTTTCCGGTTCCGTATTCTCGGATGTACAGGTATGAATATGCTCTATAATAGAGGGAGTATCTACAATTTTCGTACATACTAAAACTGCTTTATTCTCGTGTCTTTTCAACTGCATTCGTTTAAATTTATTCCTTCTAGCAACTCGTGGACTCTGTTTTATGGATAAGTCATGAGTATTTTCCAATTCTGGAGTACCTTGTTTCAAATGACGAGTCAACGAAGATGATTCTCGATCACTTATATCACTTCCTTCCTCTGAAATAATGTCCAAAAACCTTGGGTTTTGCGCCAAAGgtgtgaaatatttcataagaGCATCACGCTTTCTCGATTTTTCTACTTGCATAGAGTCCAGAGTACTTGTTGGTTGATGGCCAGGCGAGTTGACTAGGTTGATACCCTCCAAAAAATTCCTCAAACATAGCTCCTGCTCCGGAGAAAAATCTCCAATTCTTTCTAGAGGTTCCTCGTCTATAGAAATGGCGATAGTGCTTAAAGCTACAGGATTCTGTGGAACTCTTAAGTCTGTTGTTTCTTCCCAATCAGAATCAGCTTCTGACACTATTGCTTCGCATTGATGTTTGTCATCATCGCCAGATTCATCAACCTCTTGTATTTTAACAGAGTCATCGTCATCATCCAAACTCTTACTCTTACATTTCAATTTTGGTTTTGGTTTTGAGTCATTTGTTTTCGGAAAATCAACTTTGTATACTTCCTCCACTTTTTCTTCATCCTCTTCTTTAGTTTCGTTAGAGATATTCGCAGTATCGGTTTCCTGGAGTTGAGTGAGGTTTGCTAGAGCTTtcctttgtttttttctttgatttttaatGCGTTTTTTTCTGGTTTTTGAGCTTGCGTTGTCAGCCATAATGAGAGTAGTTTGAGGAGATGATGATAGGAAGATTGGCGATTTGTAGAGGTGTTCCGTTCCTGTTCAAACATACACTGTTATTTGTAGCTTTCAATCCATTCAAAGCAAATAGCCACTCAGGTCGACACTTTCATCGCACAAGGCATACTATCGAAAACACATTATTCAAGCAAAACATCGGAACCAAAATCTGGATTACTTTATGAGCAAGCATTGCAAAGCAAATAAAACACTACGTCACACAGTTAGATCAATCACTTCACGATTATGACTCCTATAAATCGTAGAAAAAAAACGCGCATCTAAAACGTAATGTACGTTGCATTCACGTCGCAATCGAACTATTCGTTAGGTTAAGTTGGTGGTATTAGCCGCTAAATTTACGTATGAAGTGTGTTCATGTACTTCACGATAACAAACGAGGACTGTGAAGTTAATCAGTTGATCATTAAGTTGGTAATTGAAT carries:
- the LOC123677109 gene encoding uncharacterized protein LOC123677109 isoform X11; amino-acid sequence: MTTREVVLEGGSPWGFRIHGGVDTKSPLRISRVNSNGKAALRGIREGEIIASINGQPTKNLAYSDAHSLIKNSGDPLRLELTLNSGSPRQRKRNRPTVHETHSETLKSTSSSLYARNSTKTTFNDENEYADPDQYLRKQSSIERQNLPRDYIDPPASPDSTVSSDVSSCSTLTEAGTEHLYKSPIFLSSSPQTTLIMADNASSKTRKKRIKNQRKKQRKALANLTQLQETDTANISNETKEEDEEKVEEVYKVDFPKTNDSKPKPKLKCKSKSLDDDDDSVKIQEVDESGDDDKHQCEAIVSEADSDWEETTDLRVPQNPVALSTIAISIDEEPLERIGDFSPEQELCLRNFLEGINLVNSPGHQPTSTLDSMQVEKSRKRDALMKYFTPLAQNPRFLDIISEEGSDISDRESSSLTRHLKQGTPELENTHDLSIKQSPRVARRNKFKRMQLKRHENKAVLVCTKIVDTPSIIEHIHTCTSENTEPETVFLESSSDNASSENSSDTGKSTPSEQEVPKDEINEDKESNIEIDHITTSDNEKIDEQIERLPKLDNSSLKETELATENNESHTELITNNTHTDISEDTHLQPIVNIDHNSVSKQEVEHSVKNLNYSKSSTSNSTESNIRTIQTQYTELTPPPTPEHSPKKKLSTDSSVDLDFEESLKEIVVDTAKEITSVLCKLAEGCETTFIVNQTLIPSSIWQSVSPHSPSESSSSSGKTSPSTVRFNAMTSSIADVASISTDLEFAKETAALKQPLSLRQICLKFLLTSLHGMKVLQELSDLDKLSTTGNLWRAMLENDASLNLSNSEDANNSHLISETTEKLREIMSSKKWAGLPFYNNPDLLAYLSPTQRTHLEEPQGIRNGSSSLSSLHSKLTEKSDASNYTTKSRIEISSFEKETVDKSSNISYSINTSRTLPRNFKQTGSNPRLQVSNLDEWLNIAREGDKFEKRESILTSEKHGENVTKATKRRRTSLPDEIYQRQLQMILQKEKEIEQELESLLEEKRKLYVEMRDAELEEDHSSEHDKQRPKSFPQSPSETMRQRMYEEYMKQVAEREERKHHKMIKLTSTPTNKTTETEKSQFEALHMPGLEDEFMKKVQERHGPLEKVEEETSRQEEMDEEESSNTSPVLLIDGTSVKQATDLPKHLKHLKEFVEITADIARDAKSDSANGRLCKCRNKYCKEARRVNRVLQRNRHKSNSSLLHEIDAALNIAKGFLLNTGVWSPGQRQETQTDFDKQNLKQKNEESIPSFWQPKSATSSPVAERKEYRPVSFESPKLGRKNKSEEFQVPNEKSTSRPPWQDSAFRSEVHQASTLERRIPNSRSAPTSAFNELTIGRLPRAQNPTVTLLQKAREGQLPKGANYLEANRDHYRIPHDLSGQGDFNNPRRNDHYSESDSEIFRSTDSNRRKIEGVGPVSSDGMPLSLRSEVSDTNQSKWYKKMYDTIHKQKPYKDEFVTVRYKPRRAQYPYISGYLSEPEPGTYDSDQMDYKYATLDRRRMPANEKQNFATSTMPRNAHWKTSASDYSLGSKMNPGRIENYIPGRSSISEQESKKWWDEVMDIFDGKLEEERKPITKGYMSQALKESGYESDSTLVFRKKDDGSQISPTDQREAYKIIQKGGDIPLHGLRKPAPERPKEPEPPVPPPKSHLGQSREMQEGSPRKYVENQVTIHYKTPVRQEIKDYYSEDELAHRQQEAMKKMYQEERRRKYLQELQDMHNRRHTDNFIPSQKSPIPLNRYDDFDDLMAPQHKIRPRSPEPRLVARALYNFVGMTPRELTFRKGDNIYVRRQIDKNWYEGELNAMVGLFPVNYVEIVPYENVKSTNRKPHEGQARAKYNFLAKTHLELSLAKGEMVIITRRVDNNWYEGKIGGRKGIFPASYVDVLIDPQEPSKENPKPVAAPAAHSLLLNGSSVRESMGSHTYTPNIPNPDQSSGSSYYAKPIQVNYCNTYGGRNTAEPKNPVNQALHIDTRTAEPIPFKALYKYLPQNDDELELMEGDTVYVLEKCDDGWFVGSNERTGAFGTFPGNYVDKV
- the LOC123677109 gene encoding uncharacterized protein LOC123677109 isoform X7, coding for MTTREVVLEGGSPWGFRIHGGVDTKSPLRISRVNSNGKAALRGIREGEIIASINGQPTKNLAYSDAHSLIKNSGDPLRLELTLNSGSPRQRKRNRPTVHETHSETLKSTSSSLYARNSTKTTFNDENEYADPDQYLRKQSSIERQNLPRDYIDPPASPDSTVSSDVSSCSTLTEAGTEHLYKSPIFLSSSPQTTLIMADNASSKTRKKRIKNQRKKQRKALANLTQLQETDTANISNETKEEDEEKVEEVYKVDFPKTNDSKPKPKLKCKSKSLDDDDDSVKIQEVDESGDDDKHQCEAIVSEADSDWEETTDLRVPQNPVALSTIAISIDEEPLERIGDFSPEQELCLRNFLEGINLVNSPGHQPTSTLDSMQVEKSRKRDALMKYFTPLAQNPRFLDIISEEGSDISDRESSSLTRHLKQGTPELENTHDLSIKQSPRVARRNKFKRMQLKRHENKAVLVCTKIVDTPSIIEHIHTCTSENTEPETVFLESSSDNASSENSSDTGKSTPSEQEVPKDEINEDKESNIEIDHITTSDNEKIDEQIERLPKLDNSSLKETELATENNESHTELITNNTHTDISEDTHLQPIVNIDHNSVSKQEVEHSVKNLNYSKSSTSNSTESNIRTIQTQYTELTPPPTPEHSPKKKLSTDSSVDLDFEESLKEIVVDTAKEITSVLCKLAEGCETTFIVNQTLIPSSIWQSVSPHSPSESSSSSGKTSPSTVRFNAMTSSIADVASISTDLEFAKETAALKQPLSLRQICLKFLLTSLHGMKVLQELSDLDKLSTTGNLWRAMLENDASLNLSNSEDANNSHLISETTEKLREIMSSKKWAGLPFYNNPDLLAYLSPTQRTHLEEPQGIRNGSSSLSSLHSKLTEKSDASNYTTKSRIEISSFEKETVDKSSNISYSINTSRTLPRNFKQTGSNPRLQVSNLDEWLNIAREGDKFEKRESILTSEKHGENVTKATKRRRTSLPDEIYQRQLQMILQKEKEIEQELESLLEEKRKLYVEMRDAELEEDHSSEHDKQRPKSFPQSPSETMRQRMYEEYMKQVAEREERKHHKMIKLTSTPTNKTTETEKSQFEALHMPGLEDEFMKKVQERHGPLEKVEEETSRQEEMDEEESSNTSPVLLIDGTSVKQATDLPKHLKHLKEFVEITADIARDAKSDSANGRLCKCRNKYCKEARRVNRVLQRNRHKSNSSLLHEIDAALNIAKGFLLNTGVWSPGQRQETQTDFDKQNLKQKNEESIPSFWQPKSATSSPVAERKEYRPVSFESPKLGRKNKSEEFQVPNEKSTSRPPWQDSAFRSEVHQASTLERRIPNSRSAPTSAFNELTIGRLPRAQNPTVTLLQKAREGQLPKGANYLEANRDHYRIPHDLSGQGDFNNPRRNDHYSESDSEIFRSTDSNRRKIEGVGPVSSDGMPLSLRSEVSDTNQSKWYKKMYDTIHKQKPYKAQYPYISGYLSEPEPGTYDSDQMDYKYATLDRRRMPANEKQNFATSTMPRNAHWKTSASDYSLGSKMNPGRIENYIPGRSSISEQESKKWWDEVMDIFDGWMDDVEGFESLRTMPIIDTKLEEERKPITKGYMSQALKESGYESDSTLVFRKKDDGSQISPTDQREAYKIIQKGGDIPLHGLRKPAPERPKEPEPPVPPPKSHLGQSREMQEGSPRKYVENQVTIHYKTPVRQEIKDYYSEDELAHRQQEAMKKMYQEERRRKYLQVSNSFSKSFDELQDMHNRRHTDNFIPSQKSPIPLNRYDDFDDLMAPQHKIRPRSPEPRLVARALYNFVGMTPRELTFRKGDNIYVRRQIDKNWYEGELNAMVGLFPVNYVEIVPYENVKSTNRKPHEGQARAKYNFLAKTHLELSLAKGEMVIITRRVDNNWYEGKIGGRKGIFPASYVDVLIDPQEPSKENPKPVAAPAAHSLLLNGSSVRESMGSHTYTPNIPNPDQSSGSSYYAKPIQVNYCNTYGGRNTAEPKNPVNQALHIDTRTAEPIPFKALYKYLPQNDDELELMEGDTVYVLEKCDDGWFVGSNERTGAFGTFPGNYVDKV
- the LOC123677109 gene encoding uncharacterized protein LOC123677109 isoform X5: MWILFSQIVCFAVFAVARISYPYSNVNSNGKAALRGIREGEIIASINGQPTKNLAYSDAHSLIKNSGDPLRLELTLNSGSPRQRKRNRPTVHETHSETLKSTSSSLYARNSTKTTFNDENEYADPDQYLRKQSSIERQNLPRDYIDPPASPDSTVSSDVSSCSTLTEAGTEHLYKSPIFLSSSPQTTLIMADNASSKTRKKRIKNQRKKQRKALANLTQLQETDTANISNETKEEDEEKVEEVYKVDFPKTNDSKPKPKLKCKSKSLDDDDDSVKIQEVDESGDDDKHQCEAIVSEADSDWEETTDLRVPQNPVALSTIAISIDEEPLERIGDFSPEQELCLRNFLEGINLVNSPGHQPTSTLDSMQVEKSRKRDALMKYFTPLAQNPRFLDIISEEGSDISDRESSSLTRHLKQGTPELENTHDLSIKQSPRVARRNKFKRMQLKRHENKAVLVCTKIVDTPSIIEHIHTCTSENTEPETVFLESSSDNASSENSSDTGKSTPSEQEVPKDEINEDKESNIEIDHITTSDNEKIDEQIERLPKLDNSSLKETELATENNESHTELITNNTHTDISEDTHLQPIVNIDHNSVSKQEVEHSVKNLNYSKSSTSNSTESNIRTIQTQYTELTPPPTPEHSPKKKLSTDSSVDLDFEESLKEIVVDTAKEITSVLCKLAEGCETTFIVNQTLIPSSIWQSVSPHSPSESSSSSGKTSPSTVRFNAMTSSIADVASISTDLEFAKETAALKQPLSLRQICLKFLLTSLHGMKVLQELSDLDKLSTTGNLWRAMLENDASLNLSNSEDANNSHLISETTEKLREIMSSKKWAGLPFYNNPDLLAYLSPTQRTHLEEPQGIRNGSSSLSSLHSKLTEKSDASNYTTKSRIEISSFEKETVDKSSNISYSINTSRTLPRNFKQTGSNPRLQVSNLDEWLNIAREGDKFEKRESILTSEKHGENVTKATKRRRTSLPDEIYQRQLQMILQKEKEIEQELESLLEEKRKLYVEMRDAELEEDHSSEHDKQRPKSFPQSPSETMRQRMYEEYMKQVAEREERKHHKMIKLTSTPTNKTTETEKSQFEALHMPGLEDEFMKKVQERHGPLEKVEEETSRQEEMDEEESSNTSPVLLIDGTSVKQATDLPKHLKHLKEFVEITADIARDAKSDSANGRLCKCRNKYCKEARRVNRVLQRNRHKSNSSLLHEIDAALNIAKGFLLNTGVWSPGQRQETQTDFDKQNLKQKNEESIPSFWQPKSATSSPVAERKEYRPVSFESPKLGRKNKSEEFQVPNEKSTSRPPWQDSAFRSEVHQASTLERRIPNSRSAPTSAFNELTIGRLPRAQNPTVTLLQKAREGQLPKGANYLEANRDHYRIPHDLSGQGDFNNPRRNDHYSESDSEIFRSTDSNRRKIEGVGPVSSDGMPLSLRSEVSDTNQSKWYKKMYDTIHKQKPYKDEFVTVRYKPRRAQYPYISGYLSEPEPGTYDSDQMDYKYATLDRRRMPANEKQNFATSTMPRNAHWKTSASDYSLGSKMNPGRIENYIPGRSSISEQESKKWWDEVMDIFDGWMDDVEGFESLRTMPIIDTKLEEERKPITKGYMSQALKESGYESDSTLVFRKKDDGSQISPTDQREAYKIIQKGGDIPLHGLRKPAPERPKEPEPPVPPPKSHLGQSREMQEGSPRKYVENQVTIHYKTPVRQEIKDYYSEDELAHRQQEAMKKMYQEERRRKYLQVSNSFSKSFDELQDMHNRRHTDNFIPSQKSPIPLNRYDDFDDLMAPQHKIRPRSPEPRLVARALYNFVGMTPRELTFRKGDNIYVRRQIDKNWYEGELNAMVGLFPVNYVEIVPYENVKSTNRKPHEGQARAKYNFLAKTHLELSLAKGEMVIITRRVDNNWYEGKIGGRKGIFPASYVDVLIDPQEPSKENPKPVAAPAAHSLLLNGSSVRESMGSHTYTPNIPNPDQSSGSSYYAKPIQVNYCNTYGGRNTAEPKNPVNQALHIDTRTAEPIPFKALYKYLPQNDDELELMEGDTVYVLEKCDDGWFVGSNERTGAFGTFPGNYVDKV
- the LOC123677109 gene encoding uncharacterized protein LOC123677109 isoform X18, with translation MKLHLPPCWKKGRLTKKRKLVIKSFRRSWRKLVSGRFAGQNLPRDYIDPPASPDSTVSSDVSSCSTLTEAGTEHLYKSPIFLSSSPQTTLIMADNASSKTRKKRIKNQRKKQRKALANLTQLQETDTANISNETKEEDEEKVEEVYKVDFPKTNDSKPKPKLKCKSKSLDDDDDSVKIQEVDESGDDDKHQCEAIVSEADSDWEETTDLRVPQNPVALSTIAISIDEEPLERIGDFSPEQELCLRNFLEGINLVNSPGHQPTSTLDSMQVEKSRKRDALMKYFTPLAQNPRFLDIISEEGSDISDRESSSLTRHLKQGTPELENTHDLSIKQSPRVARRNKFKRMQLKRHENKAVLVCTKIVDTPSIIEHIHTCTSENTEPETVFLESSSDNASSENSSDTGKSTPSEQEVPKDEINEDKESNIEIDHITTSDNEKIDEQIERLPKLDNSSLKETELATENNESHTELITNNTHTDISEDTHLQPIVNIDHNSVSKQEVEHSVKNLNYSKSSTSNSTESNIRTIQTQYTELTPPPTPEHSPKKKLSTDSSVDLDFEESLKEIVVDTAKEITSVLCKLAEGCETTFIVNQTLIPSSIWQSVSPHSPSESSSSSGKTSPSTVRFNAMTSSIADVASISTDLEFAKETAALKQPLSLRQICLKFLLTSLHGMKVLQELSDLDKLSTTGNLWRAMLENDASLNLSNSEDANNSHLISETTEKLREIMSSKKWAGLPFYNNPDLLAYLSPTQRTHLEEPQGIRNGSSSLSSLHSKLTEKSDASNYTTKSRIEISSFEKETVDKSSNISYSINTSRTLPRNFKQTGSNPRLQVSNLDEWLNIAREGDKFEKRESILTSEKHGENVTKATKRRRTSLPDEIYQRQLQMILQKEKEIEQELESLLEEKRKLYVEMRDAELEEDHSSEHDKQRPKSFPQSPSETMRQRMYEEYMKQVAEREERKHHKMIKLTSTPTNKTTETEKSQFEALHMPGLEDEFMKKVQERHGPLEKVEEETSRQEEMDEEESSNTSPVLLIDGTSVKQATDLPKHLKHLKEFVEITADIARDAKSDSANGRLCKCRNKYCKEARRVNRVLQRNRHKSNSSLLHEIDAALNIAKGFLLNTGVWSPGQRQETQTDFDKQNLKQKNEESIPSFWQPKSATSSPVAERKEYRPVSFESPKLGRKNKSEEFQVPNEKSTSRPPWQDSAFRSEVHQASTLERRIPNSRSAPTSAFNELTIGRLPRAQNPTVTLLQKAREGQLPKGANYLEANRDHYRIPHDLSGQGDFNNPRRNDHYSESDSEIFRSTDSNRRKIEGVGPVSSDGMPLSLRSEVSDTNQSKWYKKMYDTIHKQKPYKDEFVTVRYKPRRAQYPYISGYLSEPEPGTYDSDQMDYKYATLDRRRMPANEKQNFATSTMPRNAHWKTSASDYSLGSKMNPGRIENYIPGRSSISEQESKKWWDEVMDIFDGWMDDVEGFESLRTMPIIDTKLEEERKPITKGYMSQALKESGYESDSTLVFRKKDDGSQISPTDQREAYKIIQKGGDIPLHGLRKPAPERPKEPEPPVPPPKSHLGQSREMQEGSPRKYVENQVTIHYKTPVRQEIKDYYSEDELAHRQQEAMKKMYQEERRRKYLQVSNSFSKSFDELQDMHNRRHTDNFIPSQKSPIPLNRYDDFDDLMAPQHKIRPRSPEPRLVARALYNFVGMTPRELTFRKGDNIYVRRQIDKNWYEGELNAMVGLFPVNYVEIVPYENVKSTNRKPHEGQARAKYNFLAKTHLELSLAKGEMVIITRRVDNNWYEGKIGGRKGIFPASYVDVLIDPQEPSKENPKPVAAPAAHSLLLNGSSVRESMGSHTYTPNIPNPDQSSGSSYYAKPIQVNYCNTYGGRNTAEPKNPVNQALHIDTRTAEPIPFKALYKYLPQNDDELELMEGDTVYVLEKCDDGWFVGSNERTGAFGTFPGNYVDKV